The DNA region CTCACCTTTTACAGGCCAAATCAGCTTAACACTCTATTGTTCGATATTTATAGTACTGAATGTGACTATCATTGGGAAGCGGAACAGAGTGCACTCGTCCGTGCTCTAGCTTATTTTGATGAAGTTCTAAGCTGGACGATTGGAGACCTTAACTATATCCCATATCTAAAGAAGTGGGTTGGAGGAGTAGCATGAAATGTGTAATATGCATGGATGTGCCCCTACCCTTTTCTTATGGATTTGAATTTGTATGAACTTAAGTACTGATCAATGTACGAACTTAAGACCTAAAGTATTGATGTACGACTTGCACTATTGTAAGAACAGTAGCACGGATGTATCTTTACTCTTTCCTTATTGTAAGTACTGATCAATGTACCAACTTGGAAGAGTAGCATGAAATGTATCTTTACTCTTTCCTTATTGAGGTAGGAACTAGCTATACAATTTGATTGCATATATATTATTATTTGAGTGTTGGATCTGAATGGATTAATTGAGAATCCATTTTAAAAATTTGGCATGAAAATTGTGCAAAATTTTGCCGGGAAGGATATTTTTAGAGGCGGCCGaagccatcacccgcccctgaaaaacAGTTTGCAGGCACCCACCTCTGAAGATTGATTTCTAGGGACGGGTTAGGGCATGACCCACCTATAAAAATAGATTTTTAGGGCGGGTTTGGTACCCGCTCCTGCAAACAGTATTTCTAGCTGCGAGAAATAGAGGCGTGTACCGCACCCGCTTCCAaaagtatatttttacccaTCCCTGCAAACCGTTTTCGTAGTAGTAATTAATAAGAAATTAattggttggttgctcaagTTTGAATCATCTATACTTGGGGAACGGGCTTGGGGAGAGCTTGCACAATAGCTGTTACGCCCAAGCTCCTTGATTTGAACTTGTTGTGCATTCTTTTTTCACTTCTCGTTGTTTTAGTCGGCTAAGAtaacggtggtggtggtggtacgGTGCTCCCTCTGGAGGATTTCTCTTGCTCTCTTGGCAAAGTTGACGAACTTGGTCGCCTATGGGCGTGCGCTTCTTTAGCTTCTAGTAAACATATTTTTTCTCTAGAAAATATAGAATTGGTAACTGAATTAGTTAACTGCTATAACTGCTACTCTCTCCGTCCCGCGAAGAGTGCACTTTATCTTTTTTCCAACAAATTAGTGGATGTGGCAAATGACCTCAAATACGTCTATAACTGCACGGTCCCCCAACCACCATGGAACCACCGTTTCGTTTGTTGTAGCCGGCCTTAAATCACGGCGGCGGAGTTATCCTGAGAAAAAAGCGCTAAAAAACAAAACACGCGCACGCATTCAGTTGGCAGCCTGATGTTCTTCATCGGCCACAGGCTGCTCCAACATTGGCTTGACCACAGCCACTGCAGACCCACCTACGgcagccacctcctgctccacGGCAACAGGCCAATCCTCCTCCAGCGTCTCCGGCACCACCAATACGGCATCCTGCGAGATGGGGACATCACCTTCGCTAAGTTGCGCCTCCGATTCAGAGCAGAACATGGCAGGGTCCAACCCAAAATCTTGGTCCTCCGAAACGGCAACGTAGAGCTGGTCGTTGAAGTCCACGCGCAGGCGGGAGGTCGTCCATCGAAGGGGCCTCTGGTCCAGCCGCCTTGGCCGCGCACCCGGCAGGGCGCGCCACTAATCCGCTCGGAGCTGCCATGGCCGGGCTGGCTCAAGCGGCCGCCGCCGACACTCCGGCCTCCAATCAATCGGGCGCAACTGGGCTGGCTCCTACGGGTGCCGCCGGTACTCCCACCGGATTCGGAACCATTGCTCACCACCGTGAGCAGAGAGAGGTGGCGCGCGGGATTCATAGCGAGGGGCGGTGGTGAGGAAAGGAACAGGTGGGCGGTCGATGGAGCCAATGCCGCGTGGCGACCATGCAGGTTGGATAACTACTCGGTGGTGGGTCTCATTTTTTCAAGGATCTATTTTTTGGAATTCTTTTAAATCCAGAAGTAGGTCATGAAGAACGGACCGAAACCGATGTTCATTGTAACTCTCGCAAAAGGGTAAAACTTAAAAAGattatttgaaaaaaaaagcATGATACGTCGTGCCTCCCCATCCTAAGCCACTCGACCTCAATCGGGTAAAGTCCCAACCGAAATCATGTGAGGCACACAAAATTGGTCTATGATGAACTGACCGGTGCATATGCACAAGTGGTGCTTCCCTGCAGTTTTGAGGTGTACAAGCAAGTACAGGCCATGAGCAGGCGACGCTGGACGGGCGGGCGGTCGGATTGGCCTCAGCGCCACCGTCAGAGATCCGCATCCGACGGCCCGCGTCAGTTTGGCGGTCGATCGCCTCGGCCGCACATGGCCCCTTGCCCGCACGATTCCCGCCACTGCCGGGAGACGCCCACAGCCACAAGGCCACAAGGGCCATCGTGTGGCGCACGGACGCTTTGTGCAATTACATGTGGTGCCCGGGACCAGTTAGGCCCACCGTCAGTAGGAGTATGGTAGGTGGCCGCCTCGCTGTCGTTGGATGGCCACAGTTGTGATCATGGGCGGTTGGGCCGGACCGTACTGGTCGGTGGATTTGTTTTCTGCCGAACCGTGCAAGTTGATTGGAGACAGCGGAGAGGCTGGTTTGCATGGAAGCCCCTAGAGTTTTCTACTTCCAACTCCATGCGCACATTTATTTTAAGCATCGTATAGTGTCCCGGTTTTCGCTTTAGAAATGATTTGCTTCTTTATGATTCAATGTTTATGATATTGTATTCATGTCTAAGTTTTGTTAAGTTTGGCTTTAGAAACGGCATTGTACAGTAATCAATCAAGCATGCTATTACGTTAATCTTTTTCTCTAGATTCTGCTTCACTTAAACAAGGTTGCATCAAAATCATTATTATTTTGTTATGTTGCATCAAAATTGAAATGGTACTTCAACCAATTATAATACTAGTTTATTTATATTATTCTATGTCAAACTATTGTTATCTTTTAAGATCACAAATAACATAATATTGACATTGTTAGATTTATTTAAAAAAGGTTCTTATTTAGAAATATGTTTTGATCCTACCTATAAGTATCTTTGGGAGACAGATAATATTTTGAAGATAGTGATGAAGTGGATGGTGTCACATATAAGAAGTTTATTACCAATATCCTAGAGGACCCACCAGCAATATCAACTCGATGTTAAAAGATTCGCATGCGCAAATCACTCGCTAATAACAAACTCAAGCCGTCGACCGTCGACTTCAAAGTCAACCGCGCCACCCCCAAGTCCGTTATAAGAGGCGGCGCGGCGTCACCTCCGAGACAGCCCCTCGCCCGGCCGGGAGCGAGAAGCAAGCGGCTTGGCACCTCAGCCTGCCTCTTCGCCTCTCTCCCCCAAGAAGCCAAGATCTGCAAATATTCCAATCAAGATCACGGAGATGGACAATGTCCTCATCGATCGATCTGCCAGCGGATTCGACTTCATGCGGTGGACGGACGCCGTCGACGATGGCTGCCGCAGCATCGCCATGAGCGCGCTGCCGCCCCGCACAAGCAGCATCTACAGCTCCTTCCCATACGTTTCGCAGCTGCCCCCGTTTCAGTACACGCCGTACCTGCACTCTTCGCTCTCCCTCCCTCCGCTGCCTCCTCGCCGCCCGGCTCTGGGCCCGCTCCCGCCGGTGATGGCGAGCATGGCCAAGTACGCCGCGGCGCCGCATCGGGCGGCGGCTGCCGCTATGGGAAAGCCCGCGGCGCCGAGGAGGACGGGACTAGGAGAGTACAAGAGGAAGAAGCCGCGGGCGCCGAGGCCGGGGGAGGAGCCGCCGAGGGCGCAGCGGAGGAAGCCGCTggagcgcgccacgccgctgcCGTCAGCGCCGGCGGTAGTCGAGGCGCTGGACGATCTGGAGCGCGAGGTGACCAGGGGGTTCGTCGAGGACCTGATGCacgccctcgcgccgccgccaagTAGCCTGCCCCTGCCCACCTTCTCACTCGTCCGGGCTGCCGGCGTGAAGACTGCCGTGGCATCCTGCGCCGTGTAGACACTGGAATGCGCGCCGCCGGTGAGGCGTCCTCCGGCGCCACCAGTACGTCCGCGTCTTTCTTTCACCAAGACTTTTTCTTTGGATGGAAGAAAAGTGCAAACCATGGTTTTTAAAAACTGGGTTATTTCCTTCCTTATTTTCTTTTTAGAATCCTTCTGTTTTTGGATACTCTGATGTGAAAGTGAACCTAATTTTAAGGGTTTGCATAGCATTCAGAGTTAAACCTTCTTGATGGGGTCTGTTTTTATTGGCTTGTATCAAGAATTCAAGATCAAACCTTTACTCTTTCGCATATGTATGGTTCGCCATTTCAGTTCAATGAAATAATTTGTGGTTCCAGTATTCAGCCACTAACAAACTTGATTGTTGCCTTGATTTGATAAGAATTGTTATGGCTCCATCTATTTATTTGTAGAGAAATACTTATTCTTGCTCCGGGGAAATTTAGCATCTGACGTGTGACACAAAAAAGATAAGAAaagcaaaagaagaaaaagaaaaatagaaaacctaagaaaaataaaaaatgaaGGAACTCACTGGTGTTGGGGTCCGAAGGAACTCACCAAAAGTTAGGGTTGAACGTTTTAGGATTAGGTTCGTGGGCTTCAAGGGTTTCCATGGTTGTCACGGTTGCGACAACAGGGAGGCGGCGGAAGGGGAGCTACTTGTTGGGGCAACAGAGGATGGCGGTTGGATagagatggtggtgatgatgtcgAAGTCCGACAAGACTAGGTCGGGCGTGGTGATGGTGGAGGGTAGCAGCGGTGGAGACGGGGGTGCCTCGGGCTGGAGAGGGAGGAAATCAGTTGGGATAGCTGTGGCAGCGTAAGGTGGAGATGACATTGGCATAACATGTTGTGTGCGTGTTGAAGAACAGAGATCCATCAGATAAGGTAAGCGCGTTGGTGATAAACTTGTGCATGTGCACGTGGTAGTGGAGTCCTTAATTGTTTTGTGGAGTCCTTAATTGTTTTGTGTTTAGTTGAGCTGTGACTTTTGAAAAAGCTGCTATGAGCTGTGGgctgtgaaaaagctgttgTGGGAAAAGCAGAAGACCGTTTAGTTAGAGCAGCTGTGAAATATTAGTAACACACCTAAAGATTTATGGGACTGTCTATGTACTCTAATACTCGTACAAATCTAATATATTCACTATTTCATATGTAAATATATCTTTTAGAAAgaaaatattaaattttctaaGTTTTTCACTATTTGGTAGGGACGGGGcagggcggcgccgagcggaggcgggcggggggcggggcAGCGCCGGGGCGGGAGGGGTGGTGGGCGGGGTGGGGCTGGAGGCGCGGGTGGGAGGAAGACGGAAGTCGGACAGGTGGGGGAGAATAGAAGCGAACCGTTTTTTCATAACCAGTGgcaggtgggtaattttttacCCTAAAAGCCATTAAAAATACAGGGACAGGTGCATTTGCATTTGTACCTGCTTTTGGGCAAAAGCACATAGGGTTTTTAAGCCCTTTAGttagtttttgacttttgcaaaagcaaaagcGGGTTGCAAAATCTAACCAAACACACCCATAGTTTGTTCTTACTTTTTGCAGCATGCTAGtatatcttcaagaatttgatttaAACACTCTATTTGCCAATCATTTTATGGATGATAAGGTTAGAGTAGTGTCCATGGCACCATGGAGAGCTTCCAAAAACGAGCGGTAAATTGCAGTCCTTGATATGGAACGATCATCTTAGGAACTCCATAAAGACACACCACTCTCAGGAGATAAATTTTAGTTTCTCTACATAGGTAGGTTTTCTTTACCGGAAAGAAAGGTGCCAATTTTGTAGGTTGGTCAACATCTATGGATTCAAAATATATAAACCTTGGATGAATATACTTGTGAGAGAAAGCTACAATATCATCGTGGGCTTGTGGTTCATAAATCATGTGCATAAACATAGGCACCATACCTTGATGTTGATGATGCTCCCGCCACGCCCATTGAGATTTTCTACTCTTACCCTTGTTTGGTTGATTAACTCCTTGTTCGGGCACCTCTCCTTGTTGTAATTGTTAGAGATAATTCATCATAGAGTTGTAATCTAATACTTAGATGGTTGTTACCAGAACTCCTATAGATAGAATAGAGTTAAATTAGGATTGATGTATTGTCCGCACAGGAGTTCTAGTTTAGACCATCTATATCTGTAACATTTGTTTCTCTATATAAACATGCAATCTATGGTGAGCCAAGCTAGGCAACCATAGTTACTCTCATTATCTTTTATGGTAATCAGAGCCGCCTCTTCCTAAAATAGATCTACAATCCAATCTCGTCGAACGGACAACGACGCAAGGCGATCGTGacctcttcttccccgacgagatCTGCGACAAGAGGGCCGCAACACAGAAGTCTTTGTGACGCTCCTCTCGCAACAACAGATGGCGTCGTCATCTTCTCACGATGCAAGATTGCTTCTCGGACACCCGGTGTCAGAGAAACTCACGCGGAACAATTTCGTTCTGTGGAAAACCCAATTCCTCCCGGCTGTTCGTGGTGCCAAGTTACTAGGCATCTTAGAAGGAACTATTCCTGAGCCGTCGGAAGTAATAGAAGCTGAAGACAACGGCAAGAAGAAGGAGATTCCCAACCCAGAGCATGACTTATGGGTGGAAAAAGATCAACAGCTACTTGGCTATCTGGTGAATTCGGTCTCCAAGGAAGTTCTAGCCGGGATCACGACTGCAACGACCTCTGCCCAAGCTTGGAAGGCACTGGGGGTCATGTTTGCAGCACAATCAAGAGCGCGGATTACTAATCTGCGCGTGCAACTGTCCACCGTAAAGAAGGGAAGCCTCACGACGGCGGAATACTTCAACAAGATGCAGAATATTAAAGATGAACTTGCTTCCGCTGGTGTCAGCATCAACGATGATGAGGTGGTTGCTCATATACTTAATGGATTAGATTTTGATTATCATCCTTTTGTCTCTGCTATGATGGGTCGATCAGGAGAGCTCTCTCTTTCTGAACTTTATTCACTTCTCATGGAATATGATCTTCGACTTGAGATGTATCAAGGGTCTGCACATTATCAATCCTCGGCCAATGTGGCATCTCGAGGGCGTGGCAATCGTGGGCGCACCGGTGGCCGTCGTGGTGGTGGCAGATTCAATCAAGGGCGCCCAGCTCAAAACAATCAgaacttcagcaaccaaggcaAAAATCAGCAGAGCAATAAAAGGACACAATGTCAAATATGCAGGAAGGATAATCACGAAGCCAAACAATGCTACTTTCGctatgaagaagatgatcaataTCGTGGGCGACCCACTGAAGCTTATGGTATTGACACAAATTGGTATGCTGATAGTGGAGCTACAAATCATGTCACTGGCGAGCTAGAGAAGATGACAGTCCATGACAAATACAGTGGCAAGGAAAAGGTCCATACTGCAAGCGGCACAGGTATGAATATTAGTAATATTGGACATGCAATTTTTCATACCCCGTCAAGTAAACTTCATCTCAATAATATTCTTCATGTGCCTACCTCTGCCAAAAGTCTAGCCTCCGTTCATAAACTTGCCAAAGACAACCATGCTTTCTTTGAATTTCATCCCGATTTCTTTCTTATCAAGGATCAGGACACGAGGAAGATTTTACAACACGGTAGATGCAAGGGTGGTTTGTACCCTCTCATCCAAAAAGAGGGGTTAGAGTCGAAATATGGAGCTTTTGGAGTTCATATTCCTTCTACATCCCTATGGCATAGTCATCTAGGTCATCCTTCTATTCCTATAGTTCAGAAGATTCTTAGCCAGAATAAATTACCTTGTGATAGGTCTAAGAGTTTGGAGTCAGTTTGTGATTCATGTCAAAGGGCCAAGAGCCATCAACTTCCTTATTCTATATCAAATAAAATTTCGAGTGCTCCCCTTCAATTGATCTATTCTGATGTATGGGGGCCGGCTCCAATCTCGGTTGGGCGCTACAATTATTACGTGAGCTTTATTGATGACTATAGCAAATATACATGGATCTATCTCTTGAAGCACAAGTCTGATGTGTTTCATGTTTTTCAAGATTTCCAAAAACTTGTTGAAAGAAAATTCTCACAAAAAATCCTTTGCGTTCAGTCCGATTGGGGAGGCGAGTATGAGAAACTAAATTCTTTTTTTAAGCAAGTTGGGATCACGCATCGTGTATCTTGTCCTCATGCCCATCAACAGAATGGGGCTGCCGAACGGAAACATAGGCATATTGTCGAAGTCGGCTTAGCTCTTCTTGCTCACGCTTCCATGCCTCTAAAATTTTGGGATCAAGCTTTTCTTGCTGCCACATATCTCATCAACCTGCTTCCCAGCAAAGTCATCAACTTTGAAGTTCCCAGTACTTGCCTCCTACATGAACAACCTGACTATAGCAATCTTCGCATTTTTGGTTGTGCGTGTTGGCCCAATTTGAGACCATATAACTCCAGGAAATTATCTTTTCGATCAACCCAATGTGTTTTCCTTGGCTATAGTTCTATGCACAAAGGTTTTAAATGCCTTGATATTTCTACTGGCCGTATATATATTTCTCGGGA from Panicum hallii strain FIL2 chromosome 9, PHallii_v3.1, whole genome shotgun sequence includes:
- the LOC112876444 gene encoding atherin-like; translated protein: MDNVLIDRSASGFDFMRWTDAVDDGCRSIAMSALPPRTSSIYSSFPYVSQLPPFQYTPYLHSSLSLPPLPPRRPALGPLPPVMASMAKYAAAPHRAAAAAMGKPAAPRRTGLGEYKRKKPRAPRPGEEPPRAQRRKPLERATPLPSAPAVVEALDDLEREVTRGFVEDLMHALAPPPSSLPLPTFSLVRAAGVKTAVASCAV